The Sulfurimonas sp. genome includes the window CTTGGTCAATGATTGTAGTTTTAATATTTTTTATATTACAGGCGATCCCATTTGCATCCAGTTTTTTCAACAGTATGCTTATAAAAGATTTATCACTAAATGAATTATTTTATAAAACATGGATTGATCCTATTAATTATCCTTTATGGTTTCTTAGAGACTTGATTGTTTTGGTGGTTCTTTCACCAATCATATTCTATTTTATAAAAAATTTCAAAAGTTTATTTTTTTTAATAATTGGCTTTATATGGTTATTTGGAATTGAAATCCCTTTATATAAATCAGAATCGGTGTTATTTTTTGCAATTGGAGGATACCTTTCAATAGTGAATGAAAAACTATTGTTAATAAAGTTATCAAATAAAATATTTCTTTTACTGATTATAGCTTATGTATTATTACTGAGTTACAGTGCCATAATTAATATATTAAAAATAGATATAAATTTAAGTATGAGTGACATAATCCATAAAATTTCTATTTTAATCGGAGTTATCACATTGTGGTATTTATTAGACAGGATTAATATAAAAACTCAAATAATTCTGTATATATCTGATTTTACATTTTTATTTTATGTTTTTCATGAACCATTATTAACCATTATTAAAAAGAGTATGTTTTTTCTTTTTGGATTTTCATCTGTCATTAGTTTAGTTACATATTTATTAACGCCAATAATTGTAGTGTTTTGTTTATTTATTTTTGGAAAAGTAATTAAAAAGAACCTACCAAAAACAACAGCCGTTATAACTGGGAATAGAATTTGAAAAATATAAGCAACTACGAAAAAAAAAAAATTATAGAAAATAAACCATTGGTCAGTATTGTTACAGTTGTGTTTAATGGTGAAAAATACCTTGAAGAGACGATACTTAGCGTAATAAATCAGACTTATATGAATGTTGAGTATATCATCATTGATGGTGGTTCTACTGATGAAACTGTTGACATTATTAAAAAATATGAAAATAAAATTGATTATTGGGTAAGTGAAAAAGATGCTGGAATTTATGACGCCATGAATAAGGGAATAGATTTAGTTAATGGAGATTGGATAAACTTTATGAATGCTGGAGATGTTTTTTATGATATAACTACTATAAAA containing:
- a CDS encoding acyltransferase; amino-acid sequence: MNIKREISDKLKIVSLISIILVIYIHSYNLKSSDGSILFSLDTSFSYLNSFIQNIISQGFSRISVPIFFMISGYLFFTNFNILSYKSKVLKRVYTLLIPYLSWSMIVVLIFFILQAIPFASSFFNSMLIKDLSLNELFYKTWIDPINYPLWFLRDLIVLVVLSPIIFYFIKNFKSLFFLIIGFIWLFGIEIPLYKSESVLFFAIGGYLSIVNEKLLLIKLSNKIFLLLIIAYVLLLSYSAIINILKIDINLSMSDIIHKISILIGVITLWYLLDRINIKTQIILYISDFTFLFYVFHEPLLTIIKKSMFFLFGFSSVISLVTYLLTPIIVVFCLFIFGKVIKKNLPKTTAVITGNRI